Proteins found in one Helicobacter kayseriensis genomic segment:
- a CDS encoding Sua5 YciO YrdC YwlC family protein: MTPLFLAQSDTTVGFLCQDSQKINQTKQRGNQKVLIEVDSLERLQTFVRVPQKYKNQVRRSKKTTFIYPNGQALRVVHNEEHLEFLSSFGWFYSSSANMTQKAYDDAFAQSVADVVVWDKRGLFEGKASKIIKINTKNQKRIR, translated from the coding sequence ATGACGCCTCTTTTTTTGGCACAAAGCGATACAACTGTTGGATTTTTGTGCCAAGATTCCCAAAAAATCAATCAAACAAAACAAAGGGGAAATCAAAAAGTTCTAATTGAGGTTGATTCTCTTGAGAGACTGCAAACTTTTGTCCGTGTTCCACAAAAATATAAAAATCAAGTCCGTCGATCCAAAAAAACAACCTTTATTTATCCCAATGGTCAGGCACTGCGAGTTGTACACAATGAGGAGCATCTTGAGTTTTTATCATCCTTTGGTTGGTTTTATTCTTCAAGTGCCAATATGACACAAAAGGCCTATGATGATGCTTTTGCTCAGAGTGTTGCTGATGTTGTTGTATGGGATAAAAGAGGATTGTTTGAAGGAAAAGCTTCTAAAATCATTAAAATCAATACAAAAAATCAAAAAAGGATTCGCTAA
- a CDS encoding tetratricopeptide repeat protein: MKKVYKLWFLLMAFAIALESANPYLPSNKNSEFAKNNPYLEKKKKKSHITSTHGKPVPKYQLLPPITAKTPPPPTPKKPRKIIDEDGNIVEEKIEPPKPLTPQELELKDAQLRCYAEDGAWCWKVGMYFFEGKVVKQDYESAFDAFEAGCLKKNGGACYSMGYMYEFGRGDVPYDSKKALDLYLKSCNYGYNLGCEAYRRLR; this comes from the coding sequence ATGAAAAAAGTATATAAGCTATGGTTTTTATTGATGGCGTTTGCAATCGCTTTAGAATCTGCCAATCCTTACTTGCCAAGCAATAAAAATTCAGAATTTGCCAAAAATAATCCCTATCTTGAAAAGAAAAAGAAAAAATCCCATATTACAAGCACACATGGAAAACCTGTCCCCAAATATCAGCTTCTTCCTCCTATCACTGCCAAGACTCCTCCACCACCTACACCCAAAAAACCACGCAAGATTATTGATGAGGATGGAAATATTGTGGAAGAGAAGATTGAGCCGCCAAAGCCATTGACTCCTCAGGAGCTTGAGCTTAAAGATGCTCAATTGCGATGTTATGCTGAAGATGGAGCGTGGTGTTGGAAGGTGGGAATGTATTTTTTTGAAGGAAAAGTTGTCAAGCAGGACTATGAAAGTGCTTTTGATGCTTTTGAAGCGGGGTGTTTGAAAAAAAATGGAGGAGCTTGCTATAGCATGGGATATATGTATGAATTTGGGAGGGGAGATGTTCCATATGATTCTAAAAAGGCTCTTGATTTATATTTGAAATCTTGTAACTATGGATATAACCTTGGATGTGAGGCTTATAGGAGATTGCGATAA
- the dapF gene encoding diaminopimelate epimerase, with protein sequence MQKIIFEKYSASGNDFLITHCGFTNDVDDALCDHFDLSFLARLLCHRFEGIGADGLVVVSPHEQYDYQWKFYNSDGSEASMCGNASRCVGLYSFLHSFAPRVHHFLSGAGKIGIEILNQTYPYRVKSVLGEYKYLGSFGEWNLFDTGVPHLVKLTSKEEYENLSLEDMRVLRKQYDANVNIAFCENETFVIKTYERGVEGITLACGTGMASLVALLHYFHGQDQDFLMIPPSKEVLKFYIEGKVISFEGEVKKIAECEVNLNDFGVEI encoded by the coding sequence ATGCAAAAAATAATATTTGAAAAATACAGTGCAAGTGGCAATGACTTCTTAATCACTCATTGTGGGTTTACAAATGATGTTGATGATGCACTTTGTGATCATTTTGATCTTTCATTTCTTGCTAGGCTTTTATGTCATCGATTTGAGGGGATTGGAGCAGATGGATTGGTTGTTGTGTCTCCTCATGAGCAATATGATTATCAATGGAAATTTTATAATAGCGATGGATCTGAAGCCTCAATGTGTGGCAATGCAAGTCGTTGCGTAGGGTTGTATTCGTTTTTGCACTCTTTTGCTCCTAGAGTGCATCATTTTCTAAGTGGTGCGGGGAAGATAGGGATTGAAATCCTTAATCAAACTTATCCTTATCGTGTTAAGAGTGTATTGGGTGAATATAAGTATTTGGGGAGTTTTGGAGAGTGGAATCTATTTGATACAGGCGTGCCTCATTTGGTCAAACTTACTTCAAAGGAAGAGTATGAGAATTTGAGTTTGGAAGATATGAGGGTGTTACGAAAGCAATATGATGCAAATGTCAATATCGCATTTTGTGAAAATGAAACTTTTGTTATTAAAACTTATGAGCGGGGAGTAGAGGGAATCACTCTTGCTTGCGGGACAGGGATGGCCTCACTTGTTGCCCTCTTGCATTATTTTCATGGGCAAGATCAGGATTTTTTGATGATTCCACCATCTAAAGAAGTGCTGAAGTTTTATATTGAGGGGAAAGTGATTTCTTTTGAGGGGGAAGTGAAGAAAATTGCAGAGTGTGAAGTGAATTTGAATGATTTTGGAGTTGAGATATGA
- a CDS encoding catalase family peroxidase, translating into MKKSLRIAIVAFLCAVGLGYANEVYDAQRIAEIFKQLNGDPQKPKQKVNHAKGFCASGSFIPEKNIASLVDVPMLVEGELSAELRYSLGGAMMSDKSKTRGLALKLQGKDEVWTMVMLGTEINFARTPEEFGQFFEMRLPVNGKVDQEKIKRLMQEVDSYRKFAEYTAMMGVTPSVAHTAYFSIHTFYFKDKESGKMIPARWKFVPTEGVKYFSEEELKKVKNAFLEEDFKVRIKKAPIVYQMYLVYANEGDSVNDTTALWSGKHREVLVGTLRVDGYQEKQCDGAVYFPSELPQGVGAPQDPLFDLRNETYGITFGFRQDN; encoded by the coding sequence ATGAAAAAAAGTTTAAGGATTGCTATCGTAGCTTTTTTGTGCGCAGTAGGCTTAGGATATGCAAATGAAGTCTATGACGCACAACGGATTGCAGAAATTTTCAAACAACTCAATGGCGATCCTCAAAAACCCAAGCAAAAGGTTAATCATGCTAAGGGATTTTGTGCAAGTGGGAGTTTTATCCCAGAGAAAAATATTGCTTCTTTAGTTGATGTGCCGATGCTTGTAGAGGGAGAGCTATCCGCAGAGCTTCGCTACTCTCTTGGTGGGGCGATGATGAGTGATAAAAGCAAAACAAGAGGACTTGCGCTTAAATTGCAGGGCAAAGATGAAGTTTGGACAATGGTGATGCTTGGAACAGAGATCAATTTTGCTCGCACTCCAGAGGAATTTGGTCAGTTTTTTGAGATGAGATTGCCTGTCAATGGAAAAGTGGATCAAGAAAAAATCAAGCGCTTGATGCAAGAAGTTGATTCTTATCGTAAGTTTGCAGAATATACAGCGATGATGGGGGTTACGCCAAGTGTTGCTCATACGGCTTATTTTAGTATCCACACTTTTTATTTCAAAGATAAAGAAAGTGGAAAAATGATTCCAGCACGATGGAAGTTTGTGCCTACTGAAGGGGTGAAGTATTTCTCAGAAGAGGAACTCAAAAAAGTTAAAAATGCATTTTTAGAAGAAGATTTTAAGGTGAGGATTAAAAAAGCTCCTATCGTTTATCAAATGTATCTTGTGTATGCCAATGAGGGGGATTCTGTGAATGATACGACAGCTTTATGGAGTGGGAAGCATCGCGAAGTGCTTGTTGGAACTTTGAGGGTTGATGGATATCAAGAAAAGCAATGTGATGGGGCGGTGTATTTCCCCTCAGAACTTCCACAAGGTGTAGGTGCTCCACAAGATCCTTTGTTTGATCTTAGAAATGAGACTTATGGGATCACTTTTGGTTTTCGTCAAGATAATTAA
- the uvrA gene encoding excinuclease ABC subunit UvrA: MKETIKIFGAKENNLKNIQLEIPKNKLVVFTGLSGSGKSTLAFDTLYAEGQRRYIESLSSYARQFLDKVGKPNVDKIEGLTPAIAIDQKTTSKNPRSTVGTITEIYDYLRLLYARIGNQHCHLCGKPISHMTQTDIISQVLDLPKDSKLIIFAPLIKDKKGTFADKLEALRQKGIIRAFIDGVIVRLDEEISLSKTKKHTIKAVIDRVVLNEENHTRIAQGVEKALRESFGEVEIEIQGDEGAKNLHFSEHFACFDCKVSFEPLEPLAFSFNSPKGACEDCGGLGMKYSLDLKKILNRSMPLGEGGIKFIFGFNRSYYSHLFEAFCAKQKIKLSQTFDELSKSQQDALLYGNSQEVEFQWRGSALSRPWNGILKIAYDMLKDEKDLADFMSEKSCPSCHGYRLKPQSLSVQVAGKRISEVLSMPLQECYEFFVNEDHFAYLSSQETMIATPILKEIRERLFFLYDVGLGYLTLGRDARTISGGESQRIRIASQIGSGLTGVMYVLDEPSIGLHERDTLKLIRTLRNLQEKGNTVIVVEHDKETILQADFVVDIGPGAGVNGGEVVFAGSVEELLKQNTLTAKYLNGKKQIAYPHQRKQEKFLEICGVNINNIKDLSVQIPLSNFVCVTGVSGSGKSSLILQTLLPVAQELLNHSKKIQKCDGVSIKGLEHLDKVIYLDQSPIGRTPRSNPATYTGVMDDIRALFAEVKEAKVRGYNVGRFSFNVKGGRCEKCQGEGEIKIEMHFLPDVMVKCDSCQGTRYNAQTLEIRYRDKSIAQVLDMSVDDALVFFSKVPKIAQKLQTLQDVGLGYITLGQNATTLSGGEAQRIKLAKELSRKDTGKTLYILDEPTTGLHFADVDRLTKVLHHLVSLGNSAVVIEHNLDMIKNADYIIDIGPEGGDKGGKVLDCGSVEHIAKNASKSGSYTGQFLAKEIGLVK, encoded by the coding sequence ATGAAAGAAACAATTAAGATTTTTGGAGCTAAAGAAAATAATTTAAAAAACATTCAATTAGAGATTCCAAAAAATAAACTCGTCGTTTTTACTGGATTGAGCGGAAGTGGGAAAAGCACTCTTGCCTTTGATACCTTATATGCAGAAGGACAAAGACGCTATATTGAATCCCTTTCAAGTTATGCTAGGCAGTTTTTAGACAAGGTAGGCAAGCCCAATGTGGATAAGATTGAGGGGCTTACGCCCGCGATTGCTATTGATCAGAAAACGACATCCAAAAACCCACGCTCAACAGTTGGAACTATTACAGAGATTTATGATTATTTGCGACTTTTGTATGCAAGGATAGGGAATCAACACTGCCATTTGTGTGGAAAGCCCATTTCGCATATGACACAAACAGATATTATTTCTCAAGTGTTGGATTTACCCAAAGATTCAAAACTGATTATTTTTGCTCCTTTGATCAAGGATAAAAAAGGAACTTTTGCAGATAAGCTTGAGGCTTTGAGGCAAAAAGGAATTATCCGTGCCTTTATTGATGGGGTCATTGTGCGCCTTGATGAGGAGATTTCTCTAAGCAAAACCAAAAAACATACAATTAAAGCTGTAATTGATCGTGTTGTTTTAAATGAAGAAAATCATACGCGAATTGCCCAAGGTGTGGAAAAGGCTCTTAGGGAATCTTTTGGAGAGGTGGAAATAGAGATTCAAGGGGATGAGGGGGCAAAGAATCTGCATTTTTCTGAGCATTTTGCTTGCTTTGATTGTAAGGTAAGTTTTGAGCCTCTTGAGCCACTTGCTTTTTCGTTTAATTCTCCCAAGGGAGCGTGTGAGGATTGTGGGGGACTTGGGATGAAATATAGTCTAGATCTCAAAAAGATTCTTAATCGTTCAATGCCTTTAGGGGAGGGCGGGATCAAATTTATTTTTGGCTTTAATCGCAGTTATTACAGCCATTTGTTTGAGGCATTTTGTGCAAAACAAAAAATTAAGCTTTCTCAAACCTTTGATGAACTCTCTAAGAGTCAACAAGATGCTCTTTTGTATGGAAACTCTCAAGAAGTGGAATTTCAATGGAGGGGAAGCGCTCTTTCGCGTCCTTGGAATGGAATCTTAAAAATTGCCTATGATATGCTCAAAGATGAAAAAGATTTGGCAGATTTTATGAGTGAAAAATCTTGCCCTTCTTGTCATGGTTATCGCCTCAAACCTCAATCTCTTAGTGTGCAAGTTGCAGGAAAGAGAATCTCAGAAGTCTTGAGTATGCCCTTGCAGGAGTGTTATGAGTTTTTTGTCAATGAAGATCATTTTGCCTATCTTTCATCTCAAGAGACAATGATTGCTACTCCGATTTTAAAAGAAATTCGCGAGAGATTATTCTTTCTTTATGATGTGGGGCTTGGGTATTTGACATTGGGGAGAGATGCACGCACAATTAGCGGGGGAGAAAGCCAGAGGATTCGGATTGCTTCACAAATTGGAAGTGGTTTGACAGGGGTGATGTATGTCCTTGATGAGCCAAGTATTGGATTGCACGAAAGAGATACTCTGAAACTCATCCGCACCTTGAGGAATCTGCAAGAAAAAGGAAACACGGTTATTGTTGTAGAGCATGATAAAGAGACGATTTTGCAAGCAGATTTTGTTGTAGATATTGGACCAGGGGCGGGGGTTAATGGTGGAGAGGTGGTATTTGCAGGAAGTGTTGAGGAACTTTTGAAGCAAAACACTCTCACTGCTAAATATCTCAATGGCAAAAAACAGATTGCTTATCCGCATCAGCGTAAGCAAGAAAAATTCTTAGAAATTTGTGGTGTTAATATCAATAATATTAAAGATTTAAGTGTCCAAATTCCTCTTTCTAATTTTGTGTGTGTAACAGGAGTTAGTGGAAGCGGGAAGAGTTCATTGATCTTGCAAACGCTCCTTCCTGTGGCGCAAGAATTGCTCAATCATAGCAAGAAGATTCAAAAGTGTGATGGAGTAAGTATTAAAGGCTTGGAGCATTTAGATAAGGTCATTTATCTTGATCAAAGCCCTATTGGTCGAACTCCTCGAAGTAATCCCGCGACTTATACAGGGGTTATGGATGATATTAGAGCGCTTTTTGCTGAAGTCAAAGAGGCAAAGGTGAGGGGCTATAATGTTGGGCGCTTCAGCTTTAATGTTAAGGGTGGAAGATGCGAGAAATGTCAAGGGGAGGGAGAGATCAAGATTGAGATGCACTTTTTGCCTGATGTAATGGTGAAATGTGATAGTTGTCAAGGGACGCGTTACAATGCACAAACTCTAGAGATTCGATATAGGGATAAATCAATCGCGCAGGTATTAGATATGAGTGTAGATGATGCGTTGGTATTTTTCTCAAAAGTCCCAAAAATTGCTCAAAAACTTCAAACTCTTCAAGATGTGGGACTTGGATATATCACTTTGGGGCAAAATGCAACGACTTTAAGTGGAGGGGAAGCTCAACGTATCAAGCTTGCCAAAGAGCTAAGTCGCAAAGATACGGGTAAAACACTTTATATTCTAGATGAGCCAACAACTGGACTTCATTTTGCAGATGTAGATCGTTTGACAAAAGTTTTGCATCATCTTGTGTCTTTGGGGAATTCTGCAGTTGTGATTGAACACAACTTGGATATGATCAAAAATGCTGATTATATTATTGATATTGGTCCTGAGGGGGGAGATAAGGGAGGGAAGGTGTTGGATTGTGGAAGTGTTGAGCATATCGCAAAAAATGCTTCTAAGAGTGGAAGTTATACGGGTCAATTTTTGGCCAAAGAAATAGGTCTTGTAAAATGA
- a CDS encoding RNA-binding S4 domain-containing protein, whose amino-acid sequence MRLDKFLNSTNILKRRSIAQDMCDHGVVLLNGKPSKSAKEVKVGDEITLVYLEYEEKYRVLDLPKTKTIPKSQSHLYVFKEQ is encoded by the coding sequence ATGCGATTAGATAAATTTCTAAATAGCACCAATATTCTTAAGCGTCGCAGTATCGCACAGGATATGTGTGATCATGGTGTTGTGTTGCTCAATGGGAAGCCTTCAAAAAGTGCAAAAGAGGTAAAAGTGGGAGATGAAATTACACTTGTTTATCTTGAGTATGAGGAGAAATATAGGGTTTTAGATCTTCCCAAAACCAAAACAATCCCCAAATCACAAAGTCATTTATATGTTTTTAAAGAGCAATAA